Proteins co-encoded in one Brassica oleracea var. oleracea cultivar TO1000 chromosome C4, BOL, whole genome shotgun sequence genomic window:
- the LOC106339451 gene encoding probable signal peptidase complex subunit 2 — MEEKKVESTNKNVKKVNLLDHNSIKHMLDESVSDIVTSRGYKEDVRLSNMKLILGAVIIAVALVAQFYNKKFPENRDFLIGCIALYVVLNGVMQLIMYTKEKNAILFTYPLEGSFTSTGLIVSSKLPRFSDEYTLTIDSADPKSISAGKSVQFTKSVTQWFTKEGVLVEGLFWKDVEALIKDYANEEPKKKK, encoded by the exons ATGGAAGAGAAGAAAGTAGAATCGACGAACAAGAATGTTAAGAAGGTCAATCTATTGGACCACAACTCTATCAAGCACATGCTCGACGAGTCCGTCTCCGAT ATCGTTACGAGCCGTGGCTACAAGGAGGACGTGAGGCTGAGCAACATGAAGCTGATCTTAGGCGCGGTTATCATCGCGGTTGCTCTCGTTGCTCAGTTCTACAACAAGAAGTTTCCCGAGAACAGAGACTTTCTGATTGGATGCATTGCGTT GTATGTAGTGCTGAATGGGGTGATGCAGCTGATTATGTACACTAAGGAGAAGAATGCGATATTGTTCACCTATCCTCTTGAG GGATCGTTCACCAGCACTGGCTTGATTGTGTCTTCAAAGCTGCCGAGGTTCTCTGATGAGTACACTCTCACCATTGACAGTGCTGATCCAAAATCAATCTCAGCTGGCAAGTCAGTCCAATTCACCAAAAGTGTCACCCAATG GTTCACGAAAGAAGGAGTTCTCGTTGAGGGTTTGTTCTGGAAAGACGTGGAAGCATTAATCAAGGACTATGCAAACGAAGAACCAAAGAAGAAGAAATGA
- the LOC106337371 gene encoding peroxisomal nicotinamide adenine dinucleotide carrier yields the protein MSDALINGLAGAGGGIIAQLLTYPLQTVNTRQQTERDIKREKRKLGTIEHMCQVVKQEGWERLYGGLAPSLAGTAASQGVYYYFYQVFRNQAEAAALQQSKIGLGDGSVGMFSSLLVAALAGAVNVLMTNPIWVIVTRMQTHRKMPKDQKTVSESPPSEIEVLVPVEPRPYGTFNTIRDVYDESGVTGFWKGVIPTLIMVSNPSMQFMLYETMLAKLKKKRALKSSNSVTAWETFLLGAVAKLGATVTTYPLLVVKSRLQAKQVTTGDKRHQYKGTLDAILKMIRYEGLYGFYKGMSTKIVQSVLAAAVLFMIKEELVKGAKLLLSNGTSSKVKSKPS from the exons ATGTCGGACGCTTTGATAAATGGACTGGCTGGAGCTGGTGGCGGGATCATCGCTCAGCTCCTCACTTATCCTCTCCAAACT GTAAATACGCGGCAACAGACGGAGCGTGATATCAAGAGGGAGAAGAGGAAGCTTGGAACCATCGAACACATGTGCCAG GTTGTGAAACAAGAAGGATGGGAGCGTTTATATGGTGGATTGGCTCCGTCTCTCGCTGGAACCGCGGCGTCACAG GGTGTGTACTATTACTTCTACCAAGTGTTTCGGAATCAAGCTGAAGCTGCAGCTCTGCAACAAAGTAAGATAGGGTTGGGTGACGGATCCGTTGGGATGTTCTCTTCACTCCTTGTGGCTGCTTTAGCCGG AGCAGTTAACGTTCTGATGACGAATCCAATTTGGGTGATTGTTACACGCATGCAG ACCCACAGAAAAATGCCAAAAGATCAAAAGACAGTCTCTGAGTCACCTCCTTCTGAAATTGAAGTTCTGGTTCCAGTTGAGCCGCGTCCATATGGAACCTTTAACACG ATTCGAGACGTTTACGATGAATCTGGAGTGACTGGCTTCTGGAAAGGTGTAATTCCGACATTGATCATG GTAAGTAATCCATCAATGCAATTTATGTTGTACGAGACAATGCTAGCAAAGCTGAAGAAGAAACGTGCCTTGAAGAGTAGCAACAGCGTTACCGCTTGGGAG ACATTTCTTCTTGGAGCTGTGGCTAAACTTGGAGCTACAGTCACAACTTATCCTCTCCTTGTTGTAAAGTCACGACTTCAAGCCAAACAGGTCACAACAGGAGACAAAAGACATCAGTACAAAG GAACACTGGATGCGATTCTGAAGATGATTCGATATGAAGGGCTTTACGGGTTCTACAAAGGGATGAGCACAAAGATAGTTCAGAGCGTTTTAGCTGCTGCGGTTCTGTTCATGATCAAGGAAGAGCTTGTGAAGGGAGCTAAGCTGTTGCTCTCAAACGGGACTTCTAGCAAAGTCAAGTCCAAGCCTTCTTGA
- the LOC106337131 gene encoding uncharacterized acetyltransferase At3g50280-like, whose translation MPSLENSVTVISTNKVFPDKKSTLAELKLSVSDLPMLSCHYIQKGCLFTRPHLTPQELLSHLEHSLSLTLSHFPPLAGRLSTSEDGHVFLSCNDAGADIVFAEAKSVRVSDVITGVDVPGVVKEFFSYDRAVSYEGHNRPILAVQVTELNDGVFIGCSVNHAVVDGTSLWNFVNTFAEVSRGAENATRQPDFTRENVLISPAVLKVPRGGPKVTFDENAPLRERIFSFAREQILELKAMVNGERNGVEVLGKLSNDKLNGKLTEMMESLLDRNDAVSKTESKLEISSFQSLCALLWRAITRARNLPSTKTTTFRMAVNVRHRLSPKLNPEYFGNAIQSVPTFATAGEVLSRDIRWTADQLNQSVAAHGDERIREVVAEWEENPRCFPLGNADGASVTMGSSPRFPMYENDFGWGKPVAVRSGRANKFDGKISAFPGRDGNGSVDLEVILAPETMAGIECDGEFMRYVSKV comes from the coding sequence ATGCCTTCTCTCGAGAACTCTGTAACTGTAATCTCAACAAACAAAGTCTTCCCTGACAAAAAGTCAACGCTCGCTGAACTCAAACTCTCCGTCTCCGATCTCCCCATGCTCTCTTGCCACTACATCCAGAAAGGTTGTCTCTTTACTCGTCCCCACCTTACTCCACAGGAGCTTCTCTCTCACCTCGAACACTCTCTCTCTCTAACCCTCTCTCACTTCCCTCCACTCGCCGGCCGTCTCTCCACCTCCGAAGACGGCCACGTCTTCCTCTCCTGCAATGACGCCGGCGCGGACATAGTTTTCGCCGAGGCGAAATCCGTCCGCGTCAGCGACGTTATAACCGGAGTTGATGTTCCCGGCGTGGTGAAGGAGTTTTTCTCCTACGACAGGGCGGTGAGTTACGAGGGACATAACAGACCAATCCTCGCCGTTCAAGTGACGGAACTAAACGACGGCGTTTTCATCGGATGCTCCGTTAACCACGCCGTGGTCGACGGAACGTCGTTGTGGAATTTCGTTAACACGTTCGCGGAGGTGTCTAGAGGAGCTGAGAATGCGACACGTCAGCCAGATTTTACGCGGGAGAATGTGCTAATCTCACCGGCCGTGCTCAAAGTGCCTCGAGGTGGGCCCAAGGTGACGTTCGACGAGAACGCTCCGTTACGGGAACGGATTTTCAGTTTCGCCAGGGAACAGATCCTCGAGCTGAAAGCGATGGTGAACGGCGAGAGAAACGGCGTTGAAGTGTTGGGGAAGCTGAGCAACGATAAACTTAACGGTAAACTAACGGAAATGATGGAGAGTTTGTTAGATAGAAACGACGCCGTTTCGAAAACAGAGAGCAAGTTGGAGATCTCGTCGTTTCAGTCTCTATGCGCTTTGCTCTGGCGCGCGATCACTCGAGCGAGGAACCTTCCGAGCACTAAAACGACGACGTTTCGCATGGCCGTCAACGTCCGCCACCGTCTGAGCCCGAAACTGAATCCGGAGTACTTCGGAAACGCGATCCAGAGCGTTCCGACGTTCGCCACGGCGGGGGAAGTCTTATCTCGGGATATCCGGTGGACCGCCGATCAGCTCAACCAGAGCGTGGCGGCTCACGGAGACGAGAGAATCCGAGAAGTCGTGGCGGAATGGGAGGAGAATCCGAGGTGCTTTCCTTTAGGGAATGCCGACGGAGCTTCGGTGACGATGGGGAGCTCGCCGAGGTTTCCGATGTACGAGAATGATTTCGGGTGGGGGAAGCCGGTGGCGGTTAGAAGCGGACGGGCGAATAAGTTCGACGGGAAGATCTCGGCGTTTCCGGGGAGAGATGGGAACGGGAGCGTTGACTTGGAGGTGATCTTGGCGCCGGAGACGATGGCTGGGATAGAATGCGACGGCGAGTTTATGCGGTATGTGTCAAAAGTTTGA
- the LOC106342950 gene encoding nematode resistance protein-like HSPRO2: MVDTDWKSKMMSSESPKLSSKLHVTIPSPFKVVAVSSPISCSAPAACSAYELYLRLPELKNLWSSRDFPRWSNEPILKPSLQALEISFRLVLSVCSDARPYINHREWNRRLDSLVTSQIQLIASICEEEDDQSAPVSDGRSSLSLLPQLATWRKTESLGKKFLCTIDNEMRRCKYTLGLGEQNVSNKPNLRYDAVCKPNGLYRLKDNPYADHVDNDENQTLYVLHQILESWIHASLSLLNRIDENINEERFGKASSDVYLLERIWRLMTEIEDLHILMDPEDFLKLKKQLQIKSTGKNDAFCFRSRGLVEMTKMSKDLRQRIPKILEVEVDPTGGPRLQEAAMRMYARKKGECDKIHLLQGMQAVEGAAKSFFFAYKQLVAVMMGSSQVSCDSLSQIFMEPTYYPSLDAAKTFLGELWGNLG, from the coding sequence ATGGTTGATACAGATTGGAAGAGTAAGATGATGTCATCAGAATCACCTAAGCTTTCTTCAAAGCTCCACGTCACTATCCCTTCGCCGTTCAAAGTCGTCGCCGTCTCGTCTCCCATCTCATGCTCCGCTCCAGCAGCTTGCTCCGCCTACGAGCTTTACCTCCGTCTCCCCGAGCTTAAAAACCTCTGGTCATCACGTGACTTCCCCCGCTGGTCAAACGAGCCTATCCTCAAACCGTCTCTCCAAGCTCTGGAGATCAGTTTCAGATTGGTTTTATCCGTTTGCTCCGACGCGAGACCGTACATCAACCACCGCGAGTGGAACCGGCGGTTAGATTCTCTCGTCACGAGTCAGATCCAGCTCATAGCATCGATCTGCGAAGAAGAGGACGATCAATCAGCTCCGGTCAGCGACGGACGAAGCTCTCTCAGCCTGCTACCACAGCTAGCCACGTGGCGAAAAACGGAGTCCCTAGGGAAGAAGTTTTTGTGCACGATCGATAACGAGATGCGTCGGTGCAAGTACACGCTCGGACTCGGAGAACAGAACGTCTCTAACAAACCGAATCTCCGATACGACGCCGTTTGCAAACCGAACGGTCTTTACAGACTCAAGGACAATCCTTACGCGGATCACGTGGATAACGACGAGAATCAGACGCTCTACGTCCTCCACCAGATCCTCGAGTCGTGGATCCACGCATCTCTAAGCCTCCTGAACAGAATCGACGAGAATATCAATGAAGAGAGATTTGGTAAAGCGTCCAGCGACGTTTACTTGCTGGAGAGGATCTGGAGGCTGATGACGGAGATCGAAGATCTACACATACTAATGGACCCGGAGGATTTTTTGAAACTGAAGAAGCAGTTACAAATCAAATCGACCGGTAAAAACGACGCGTTTTGCTTCAGGTCGAGAGGACTAGTGGAGATGACGAAGATGTCGAAGGATCTGAGGCAGAGGATACCGAAGATTCTAGAGGTCGAGGTTGATCCCACGGGAGGACCGAGGCTGCAAGAGGCGGCGATGAGGATGTACGCGAGGAAGAAAGGAGAGTGCGATAAGATTCATCTGCTTCAAGGGATGCAGGCTGTGGAAGGTGCGGCGAAGAGTTTCTTCTTCGCGTATAAGCAGTTAGTTGCGGTGATGATGGGAAGCAGTCAGGTGTCGTGTGACTCGCTGAGTCAGATATTTATGGAGCCTACTTACTATCCGAGTCTTGACGCGGCAAAGACGTTTTTAGGGGAGTTGTGGGGTAACTTGGGGTGA